From the Synechococcus sp. HK01-R genome, one window contains:
- a CDS encoding DegT/DnrJ/EryC1/StrS aminotransferase family protein gives MTLAPWPHFDADQIDAASQVLASGKVNTWTGQETTGFEQEFAHWCGTAHAIAMANGSLALSSAYLAIGLGEGDELITTPRTFIATASSAVLLGGKPVFADVDAESGAITAETIAPLITPRTKAISVVHLGGWPADMPAILELAQAHGIAVIEDCAQAHGASIHGQSVGSFGDLAAWSFCQEKIISTGGEGGMVTTNRADLWDSMWAFKDHGKTHEAVYGCEHPPGFRWLHKRFGSNFRLTELQSAIGRIQLQRLPEWTAARTRNTLLLADALADCSAVRVPLPPEGITHAWYKFYAFVRPEALADGWSRDRILSEIASLGYPALSGSCSEIYLEKCFQEAGLVPAQRLPVARALGETSLMFLVHPTIIPEQMAGYAEAVRTVVKCACR, from the coding sequence GTGACCCTCGCCCCCTGGCCCCATTTCGATGCCGATCAGATCGACGCTGCAAGCCAAGTGCTCGCCTCCGGCAAGGTGAACACCTGGACCGGCCAGGAAACCACCGGGTTTGAGCAGGAGTTCGCCCATTGGTGCGGTACCGCCCATGCCATCGCCATGGCTAACGGCTCTCTCGCACTCTCGTCCGCCTATCTTGCGATTGGTCTTGGGGAAGGCGATGAGCTGATCACCACCCCGCGCACGTTCATCGCCACAGCCTCAAGCGCTGTGCTGCTTGGCGGCAAGCCGGTGTTCGCCGATGTGGATGCTGAGTCCGGGGCTATCACAGCCGAAACGATCGCGCCGTTGATCACCCCCCGCACCAAGGCCATTTCCGTGGTGCACCTGGGAGGCTGGCCCGCCGACATGCCCGCGATTCTCGAATTGGCCCAGGCCCATGGAATCGCTGTTATTGAAGACTGCGCTCAGGCCCATGGCGCCAGCATCCACGGTCAGTCCGTCGGCAGCTTCGGTGATTTGGCCGCCTGGAGCTTCTGCCAAGAAAAAATTATTTCCACTGGCGGAGAAGGCGGCATGGTCACTACCAACCGAGCCGATCTCTGGGATTCGATGTGGGCCTTCAAAGACCACGGCAAAACCCACGAGGCGGTTTACGGCTGCGAACACCCCCCCGGCTTTCGCTGGTTGCACAAGCGCTTCGGCTCCAACTTCCGCCTCACCGAACTGCAGAGCGCCATCGGCCGCATCCAGCTCCAGCGCCTACCCGAGTGGACCGCCGCCCGCACCCGCAACACCCTCCTGCTCGCCGATGCACTGGCCGATTGCTCCGCCGTGCGTGTGCCTCTGCCGCCAGAAGGGATCACTCACGCCTGGTACAAGTTCTATGCCTTTGTGAGGCCTGAAGCATTAGCCGATGGCTGGAGTCGCGATCGCATCCTCAGCGAGATCGCATCCCTGGGATACCCCGCCCTCTCTGGCAGTTGCAGTGAGATTTATCTGGAGAAGTGCTTCCAGGAGGCTGGCTTGGTACCTGCGCAGCGGTTGCCTGTGGCCCGTGCGCTGGGGGAGACCAGTTTGATGTTTTTGGTGCACCCCACCATCATCCCCGAGCAGATGGCTGGCTATGCAGAGGCTGTGCGGACGGTGGTGAAGTGCGCTTGCCGGTGA